One stretch of Armigeres subalbatus isolate Guangzhou_Male chromosome 2, GZ_Asu_2, whole genome shotgun sequence DNA includes these proteins:
- the LOC134218511 gene encoding uncharacterized protein LOC134218511 isoform X5, giving the protein MALYQISLIILVIACIVRGQVNQLSTDFKPPPPPPPQPAPVQSSAKLPFSLPPLLSPSSNHISSPANNNIPSTFQSSFSQPYQSKLPSQPPQQSPVQFSSQQTPQPFSQHLPQHPPQHPLQHSPQHPPQHSPQHPPQQSPQLSFQHTPQYPLHLPPQPSPQHTPQLPLYYSSEHLPSQFSPQYPPPYSPQLPTQFHPQSPIQLPHPLQQQVSFQLPPFPIQPTPSFLPHYSSNLQTNSLSSISPSHIPQALNLKALPPSPLQTQPRTKLHQFPKAPEQHQFPNPPEQHQFSKLPEPPFPLFYLQSGTKNISLDGNRSPRTLQMIGSNNPHTLQKMSDNLRPNTQAWFYKKNALPKRSPYQQASIIPMTTTTPLTNTPQPIPLNQLNHFEPTIKHNQQGQSTNQAPINHYPTALTNNQYPSNSYGGLWNNIPPFHPGSSNTLNNFYHSNQAHPSSNFNNVDSLPKLKIHKSNPTTNQASSLHINVGSDTPSLSGGHGQQAQPYHPPSYNLHQAPLFRPHTQQSPPYNSHQQSSPFHLSAPHHPITPLEVFQDPSLHIAPISIPPPESPHFETLRSQVSALKAKHKSFFSDHKSGDPSTSNVAPHPSQTAHSPVAKPAYGTPPHPTPPSPPPPTPQVAHTPGLQNYAVQWNPNEQNKLAPPKWHFQKHEFENSNSFGKTPEQFNGPKKPHNDFVGFPPAKGSINNELNFISNWEKGIGIIHKTDHGNAEKGQTIVSPGVTDEFKKIDKQESSKVEVFTTDGVPPRRFAEKGEVKKQTGVLKKNFGRGKPPGIEKKGWEDKRQYETTTLVQELSSIDGGQAISNATQKTEAIYRRKRDVFQFEDSTTEGIDVDNSENESTEAPIVELETEEQLPYAESLVASVTESTESTTQSDLPHAEPLVAVRKVEDLLDSSEEDALLLDSDEGLYSHAADRRSLDLESGETSSEEQEAEEARFADMTDDDYDDAYTDEELSKESHVDTSMFEEFDGTTSRPEAMPIISKRMDISAMVHQLVDPRGLHGAELIAFLDEALRNSSRFLPDEAEDRSFDIVEPPNDIVKFPYYDRKEPPINVDSALRFAENLTTFSKGLFDSKYGDQCPEVDIEIADEPTDPGRHTFNPVRRLKRLGNKIDCLKNRNFGKDPLNNPLFKEEFVGGGRASQPDPSVAVFSDVIRLIKQHLDEEEREKAKDFNDIVSPRQLNLSDTKTSTSNNAVLEQLKLGRRRPLLPKKQHKKVEEPKQENTQTTTNESHGLKIVFPRRLNITKYDEAKKATLLKSKTVDLEAYKAKLNQSRLSDHDIYKVSLARKINFDKLNRTKTPKSQRRASDDRFTRCAGF; this is encoded by the exons ATGGCCTTATATCAAATATCACTTATCATCCTTGTGATTGCCTGCATTGTCAGGGGTCAAGTGAACCAACTTTCGACAGATTTCAAACCACCACCTCCGCCACCACCGCAGCCAGCACCCGTGCAGAGTAGTGCTAAACTACCGTTCAGCCTTCCACCCTTGTTGTCTCCGTCGTCTAATCATATTTCTAGTCCTGCTAACAATAATATTCCTTCTACATTCCAAAGTTCATTCTCTCAACCTTATCAATCCAAACTTCCTTCTCAGCCACCTCAACAAAGTCCTGTTCAATTTTCGTCTCAACAAACCCCTCAACCCTTTTCTCAACATCTTCCTCAACATCCTCCCCAACATCCTCTTCAACATTCTCCTCAACATCCTCCTCAACACTCTCCTCAACATCCTCCTCAACAGTCTCCTCAACTTTCTTTCCAACATACTCCTCAATACCCGCTTCATCTTCCTCCTCAACCTTCGCCCCAACACACTCCTCAACTGCCTCTATATTACTCTTCCGAACACCTTCCTTCACAATTTTCTCCTCAATACCCTCCTCCATATTCCCCCCAACTGCCAACTCAATTTCATCCTCAGAGTCCCATCCAGTTACCTCATCCACTACAGCAACAAGTTTCCTTCCAACTACCTCCTTTCCCTATTCAACCAACTCCTTCTTTCTTACCTCATTACTCATCAAACCTACAGACCAATTCACTATCCTCAATTTCTCCATCCCACATTCCTCAAGCTTTGAACTTAAAGGCCCTTCCTCCATCTCCTTTGCAAACCCAGCCAAGGACAAAGCTACATCAGTTCCCAAAAGCGCCAGAACAACATCAGTTCCCAAATCCGCCAGAACAACATCAGTTCTCAAAACTGCCAGAGCCACCATTCCCATTGTTTTACCTTCAAAGTGGCACTAAAAATATCTCCTTGGATGGAAATCGTTCACCGCGAACATTGCAGATGATCGGTTCCAACAACCCACATACCCTGCAAAAAATGTCCGATAATCTTCGACCCAACACCCAGGCCTGGTTTTACAAGAAGAACGCTTTGCCGAAACGGTCACCTTATCAACAAGCATCTATAATACCCATGACAACTACAACGCCTCTGACGAACACGCCACAGCCAATTCCATTGAATCAACTTAACCACTTCGAACCAACCATAAAGCACAACCAACAAGGTCAATCCACTAATCAAGCGCCAATAAATCATTATCCAACAGCATTGACCAATAATCAATACCCGTCGAACTCATACGGTGGTTTGTGGAACAATATACCGCCTTTCCATCCAGGCTCATCGAATACTTTGAACAATTTTTATCATAGCAATCAAGCCCATCCTTCGAGTAATTTCAACAACGTTGACTCATtaccaaaattgaaaatccacaaAAGTAATCCAACTACGAACCAAGCGTCATCTTTGCATATAAATGTTGGATCAGACACTCCCTCCCTGTCAGGTGGACATGGTCAACAAGCACAACCGTACCATCCACCATCGTACAACCTGCACCAAGCCCCCTTGTTCAGACCACATACTCAACAAAGTCCTCCTTACAATTCCCATCAACAGTCGTCACCGTTCCATTTAAGTGCTCCCCATCATCCAATCACTCCCTTGGAGGTGTTCCAGGATCCGTCGTTGCATATAGCTCCCATCAGCATCCCCCCACCTGAATCACCGCACTTCGAAACCCTCCGTAGCCAGGTTAGCGCTCTGAAAGCCAAACATAAGAGCTTCTTCAGTGACCATAAATCTGGCGACCCATCAACCAGCAATGTTGCTCCACATCCATCTCAAACAGCGCACAGTCCAGTTGCCAAGCCAGCCTATGGAACACCTCCTCATCCTACACCGCCTTCTCCTCCTCCACCGACTCCTCAAGTTGCTCATACTCCGGGTCTGCAGAACTATGCGGTCCAGTGGAACCCTAACGAACAAAACAAGCTGGCACCACCCAAGTGGCATTTTCAAAAGCACGAGTTCGAAAACAGCAATAGCTTTGGAAAAACTCCCGAGCAGTTCAATGGCCCCAAAAAACCGCACAATGATTTCGTTGGATTCCCACCTGCCAAGGGGTCGATCAATAATGAGCTCAACTTCATCAGCAACTGGGAAAAGGGTATCGGAATCATCCACAAAACAGATCACGGCAATGCCGAGAAGGGCCAAACGATAGTATCCCCTGGAGTTACGGACGAGTTCAAAAAGATTGACAAGCAAGAATCGTCCAAGGTTGAAGTGTTCACTACGGATGGGGTGCCACCACGGCGATTCGCGGAGAAGGGGGAAGTGAAGAAACAGACGGGTGTTCTGAAGAAAAATTTCGGGAGGGGGAAGCCACCGGGAATTGAGAAGAAAGGCTGGGAGGACAAGCGTCAGTATGAAACCACAACATTAGTTCAGGAACTTTCCAGCATCGATGGTGGACAGGCAATTTCTAATGCAACGCAGAAGACGGAAGCAATATACAGAAGAAAGCGGGATGTTTTTCAGTTTGAAGATAGCACCACGGAAGGTATCGATGTCGACAATTCAGAGAACGAAAGTACGGAAGCTCCTATTGTGGAACTGGAAACCGAAGAGCAATTACCATATGCAGAGTCGCTGGTAGCTTCTGTAACGGAATCAACTGAATCAACGACGCAGTCGGATCTGCCACATGCTGAGCCATTGGTAGCCGTAAGAAAGGTTGAAGATTTGTTGGATTCGAGCGAAGAAGATGCTTTGTTGTTGGATTCAGATGAAGGACTTTATTCACACGCGGCCGATCGTAGAAGTTTGGATTTAGAGAGCGGCGAAACCTCATCGGAAGAACAAGAGGCCGAGGAGGCAAGGTTTGCCGATATGACGGATGATGATTATGATGATGCCTATACGGATGAGGAATTATCGAAAGAGTCTCACGTGGACACGTCTATGTTCGAAGAATTTGATGGAACAACCTCGCGGCCTGAAGCCATGCCCATCATTTCGAAGAGAATGGATATTTCGGCGATGGTTCATCAGCTGGTGGATCCCAGAGGGCTGCACGGCGCAGAGCTGATAGCTTTCTTAGATGAAGCATTACGGAATTCTTCCCGATTCCTACCGGATGAAGCCGAGGATCGTAGTTTCGACATAGTTGAACCTCCGAACgatattgttaaatttccatACTATGACCGGAAGGAGCCTCCAATAAACGTTGATTCGGCTTTGCGAttcgctgaaaatttgaccaccTTTTCCAAAGGGCTGTTTGATTCTAAGTATGGTGATCAGTGTCCTGAAGTAGATATAGAGATTGCAGATGAACCAACGGACCCTGGACGACATACATTCAATCCGGTACGAAGATTGAAGCGATTGGGAAATAAAATCGATTGCCTGAAGAATAGAAATTTCGGGAAGGATCCCTTAAATAATCCTTTGTTTAAAGAAGAGTTTGTCGGTGGTGGACGGGCATCGCAACCAGATCCATCCGTGGCAGTGTTTAGCGATGTGATTCGATTGATCAAGCAGCATTTGGATGAAGAAGAGCGTGAAAAAGCCAAAGATTTCAACGACATAGTGTCACCTAGACAGTTGAACCTATCCGATACAAAAACTTCTACCTCTAATAACGCCGTTCTCGAGCAGTTGAAGCTTGGTAGACGGAGACCCTTACTCCCGAAAAAACAGCATAAAAAAGTTGAAGAGCCGAAACAAGAAAATACTCAAACAACTACCAATGAAAGTCATGGATTAAAGATCGTGTTTCCTCGCAGACTAAACATCACCAAATACGATGAAGCAAAAAAAGCCACGCTTCTAAAATCAAAAACAGTAGACCTTGAAGCGTACAAAGCAAAACTCAACCAATCGCGGTTGTCTGATCATGACATTTACAAGGTGTCATTGGCCAGGAAGATTAATTTTGACAAGCTGAACAGAACCAAGACTCCTAAAAGCCAGCGTCGGGCCTCGGATGATAGATTCAC CCGTTGCGCAGGTTTCTGA